One window from the genome of Osmerus eperlanus chromosome 3, fOsmEpe2.1, whole genome shotgun sequence encodes:
- the lrrfip1a gene encoding leucine-rich repeat flightless-interacting protein 2 isoform X13 produces MGTQGTGRKRNPNKERSTAEDDALNLIAREAEARLAAKRAARAEAREIRMKELERQQKEIFQVQKKYYGLDTKVDSKADAKWGDIEQWMEDSERYSRKHASISDDDERMSVGSRSSVRSDLDTLGTYAAGGSSSYSQKKSKKKKKHKHKDKDSNGYDDGYSAVSSRSSRLSDDSRMSRDDTRVTRSSKLDLTSSRLSDDSRLSRSSRLDLQPAAYASSDLYSSNGLSSSRQQGSAYNGYQASLYEDSLYSVSRRVTGSNSRPSEYSSYRGSRASSRASSARASPVEDGSSVASFLRSAAPGGVLPRDLDQLSIPSLSDSEDRDYLEKGSRAASVLSAATLASLGGTSSRRGSGEISIAADTEVSIREIKEIHELKDQIQDVESKYMQNLKEVKDALVEVEEKYRKAMVSNAQLDNEKNNLMYQVDTLKDSLMELEELLAESRREYEEKVKEHEREKHAHAVLQFQFNELKETLKQSEEMLTEIRQLRMKQDGLNREISDLQETVEWKDKKIGALERQKEYSDAIRNERDELRDEVVQLKDILKKHGIVLGPDLTTNGESVEAASEGSQGVDPASRLAQDPHTPSEGNSVLEIRLRKLVDERENLIGQVKKLKAQVEQRRPRNGPEDGSSPDGDVQENGTDVNLVELQRDASRQISDLKFKLAKVEQEVTASEQNVTRLEGQVIRYKSASENSEKVEDELKAEKRKLQRELRTALDKVDELESNNSHLNKRLDKMKANRTTATTP; encoded by the exons ATCTTTCAGGTTCAGAAG aaATATTACGGCCTGGACACCAAGGTGGACAGTAAAGCAGACGCCAAATGGGGAGATATCGAACAGTGGATG gAGGACAGTGAGAGGTACTCACGGAAACATGCCTCG ATCTCCGACGATGATGAACGCATGTCTGTGGGCAGCCGAAGCAGTGTGAGG TCGGACCTAGACACTCTGGGCACCTACGCTGCAGGG gGCTCCTCCTCGTATTCTCAGAAGAAgtcaaagaagaagaagaaacacaaacacaaagacaaagAT AGCAACGGCTATGACGATGGTTACAGTGCCGTATCCAGCAGG AGCTCCAGACTCAGTGATGACAGCAGGATGTCTCGTGACGACACTAGGGTGACTCGCTCATCCAAACTAGACTTGACG AGCTCCAGACTCAGTGATGACAGCAGGTTGTCTCGctcctccagactggacctccAGCCG GCAGCCTATGCTTCCTCTGACTTATACAGCAGCAATGGCCTGTCTTCCTCTAGACAGCAAGGCTCTGCTTACAATGGCTACcag GCCTCCTTGTACGAGGACAGCCTGTACAGTGTGTCTCGGCGGGTCACTGGCTCCAACTCTCGC ccctcagagTACAGTAGCTATCGAGGCTCCAGGGCTTCCTCCAGGGCCAGCTCTGCCCGTGCCAGCCCAGTG GAGGACGGCAGCTCTGTGGCCAGCTTCCTGCGCAGCGCGGCCCCGGGGGGCGTCCTGCCAAGAGACCTGGACCAGCTGTCCATCCCCAGCCTGTCAGAC AGCGAGGATCGAGATTACCTGGAAAAG GGTTCTCGAGCAGCTTCCGTCCTATCGGCAGCGACCCTCGCCTCGCTCGGCGGGACTTCCTCCCGGAGAGGAAGTGGTGAAATATCCATTGCTGCTGACACCGAGGTCTCCATAAGAGAGATCAAG GAGATTCATGAGCTGAAGGATCAGATACAGGATGTGGAATCCAAGTACATGCAGAACCTCAAAGAAGTCAAG gaCGCCctggtggaggtagaggagaagtACCGTAAAGCCATGGTGTCCAACGCCCAGCTGGACAATGAGAAGAACAACCTGATGTACCAGGTGGACACGCTGAAGGACTCGCtcatggagctggaggagctgctggCTGAGTCACGTCGGGAGTACGAGGAGAAGGTCAAG gagcacGAGAGGGAGAAGCATGCTCACGCCGTGCTGCAGTTCCAGTTCAACGAGCTGAAGGAGACGCTGAAACAAAGCGAGGAGATGCTGACT GAGATCCGTCAGCTGCGAATGAAGCAGGATGGTTTAAACagagagatctctgacctccagGAGACAGTGGAGTGGAAGGATAAAAAGATCGGG GCCCTAGAGCGGCAGAAGGAATATTCAGACGCGATCCGAAACGAGCGAGATGAGCTCAGGGATGAGGTGGTCCAGCTGAAGGACATTCTAAAG AAACATGGGATTGTGCTGGGACCCGACCTGACCACCaatggagagagtgtggaggcagcGAGCGAGGGCTCGCAGGGTGTGGACCCAGCCTCTCGCCTGGCCCaggacccccacaccccctcggAGGGGAACAGCGTGCTGG AAATACGCCTGAGGAAATTGGTGGATGAGCGTGAGAACTTAATAGGACAG GTGAAGAAGCTGAAGGCTCaggtggagcagaggaggccgagGAACGGCCCGGAGGACGGCTCCAGCCCGGACGGAGACGTCCAGGAGAACGGCACGGACGTTAACCTTGTAGAACTGCAGA GAGATGCCAGCAGACAAATTAGTGATCTGAAGTTTAAACTTGCCAAGGTGGAGCAAGAAGTTACTGCTTCGGAGCAGAAT GTTACAAGACTTGAAGGTCAAGTCATACGCTATAAGAGCGCGTCAGAGAACTCAGAGAAAGTGGAGGATGAGCTTAAGGCGGAGAAACGCAAGCTGCAAAGAGAG TTGCGGACAGCTCTGGACAAGGTAGACGAACTAGAGTCGAACAATAGCCACCTAAACAAACGGCTGGACAAGATGAAAGCCAATCGCACCACGGCAACAACTCCATAG
- the lrrfip1a gene encoding leucine-rich repeat flightless-interacting protein 2 isoform X14, whose amino-acid sequence MGTQGTGRKRNPNKERSTAEDDALNLIAREAEARLAAKRAARAEAREIRMKELERQQKEIFQVQKKYYGLDTKVDSKADAKWGDIEQWMEDSERYSRKHASISDDDERMSVGSRSSVRSDLDTLGTYAAGGSSSYSQKKSKKKKKHKHKDKDSNGYDDGYSAVSSRSSRLSDDSRMSRDDTRVTRSSKLDLTSSRLSDDSRLSRSSRLDLQPAAYASSDLYSSNGLSSSRQQGSAYNGYQYSGLLSQISYQRKHRASLYEDSLYSVSRRVTGSNSRPSEYSSYRGSRASSRASSARASPVEDGSSVASFLRSAAPGGVLPRDLDQLSIPSLSDSEDRDYLEKGSRAASVLSAATLASLGGTSSRRGSGEISIAADTEVSIREIKDALVEVEEKYRKAMVSNAQLDNEKNNLMYQVDTLKDSLMELEELLAESRREYEEKVKEHEREKHAHAVLQFQFNELKETLKQSEEMLTEIRQLRMKQDGLNREISDLQETVEWKDKKIGALERQKEYSDAIRNERDELRDEVVQLKDILKKHGIVLGPDLTTNGESVEAASEGSQGVDPASRLAQDPHTPSEGNSVLEIRLRKLVDERENLIGQVKKLKAQVEQRRPRNGPEDGSSPDGDVQENGTDVNLVELQRDASRQISDLKFKLAKVEQEVTASEQNVTRLEGQVIRYKSASENSEKVEDELKAEKRKLQRELRTALDKVDELESNNSHLNKRLDKMKANRTTATTP is encoded by the exons ATCTTTCAGGTTCAGAAG aaATATTACGGCCTGGACACCAAGGTGGACAGTAAAGCAGACGCCAAATGGGGAGATATCGAACAGTGGATG gAGGACAGTGAGAGGTACTCACGGAAACATGCCTCG ATCTCCGACGATGATGAACGCATGTCTGTGGGCAGCCGAAGCAGTGTGAGG TCGGACCTAGACACTCTGGGCACCTACGCTGCAGGG gGCTCCTCCTCGTATTCTCAGAAGAAgtcaaagaagaagaagaaacacaaacacaaagacaaagAT AGCAACGGCTATGACGATGGTTACAGTGCCGTATCCAGCAGG AGCTCCAGACTCAGTGATGACAGCAGGATGTCTCGTGACGACACTAGGGTGACTCGCTCATCCAAACTAGACTTGACG AGCTCCAGACTCAGTGATGACAGCAGGTTGTCTCGctcctccagactggacctccAGCCG GCAGCCTATGCTTCCTCTGACTTATACAGCAGCAATGGCCTGTCTTCCTCTAGACAGCAAGGCTCTGCTTACAATGGCTACcag TACTCCGGTCTCCTCAGTCAGATCTCCTACCAGCGGAAACACAGG GCCTCCTTGTACGAGGACAGCCTGTACAGTGTGTCTCGGCGGGTCACTGGCTCCAACTCTCGC ccctcagagTACAGTAGCTATCGAGGCTCCAGGGCTTCCTCCAGGGCCAGCTCTGCCCGTGCCAGCCCAGTG GAGGACGGCAGCTCTGTGGCCAGCTTCCTGCGCAGCGCGGCCCCGGGGGGCGTCCTGCCAAGAGACCTGGACCAGCTGTCCATCCCCAGCCTGTCAGAC AGCGAGGATCGAGATTACCTGGAAAAG GGTTCTCGAGCAGCTTCCGTCCTATCGGCAGCGACCCTCGCCTCGCTCGGCGGGACTTCCTCCCGGAGAGGAAGTGGTGAAATATCCATTGCTGCTGACACCGAGGTCTCCATAAGAGAGATCAAG gaCGCCctggtggaggtagaggagaagtACCGTAAAGCCATGGTGTCCAACGCCCAGCTGGACAATGAGAAGAACAACCTGATGTACCAGGTGGACACGCTGAAGGACTCGCtcatggagctggaggagctgctggCTGAGTCACGTCGGGAGTACGAGGAGAAGGTCAAG gagcacGAGAGGGAGAAGCATGCTCACGCCGTGCTGCAGTTCCAGTTCAACGAGCTGAAGGAGACGCTGAAACAAAGCGAGGAGATGCTGACT GAGATCCGTCAGCTGCGAATGAAGCAGGATGGTTTAAACagagagatctctgacctccagGAGACAGTGGAGTGGAAGGATAAAAAGATCGGG GCCCTAGAGCGGCAGAAGGAATATTCAGACGCGATCCGAAACGAGCGAGATGAGCTCAGGGATGAGGTGGTCCAGCTGAAGGACATTCTAAAG AAACATGGGATTGTGCTGGGACCCGACCTGACCACCaatggagagagtgtggaggcagcGAGCGAGGGCTCGCAGGGTGTGGACCCAGCCTCTCGCCTGGCCCaggacccccacaccccctcggAGGGGAACAGCGTGCTGG AAATACGCCTGAGGAAATTGGTGGATGAGCGTGAGAACTTAATAGGACAG GTGAAGAAGCTGAAGGCTCaggtggagcagaggaggccgagGAACGGCCCGGAGGACGGCTCCAGCCCGGACGGAGACGTCCAGGAGAACGGCACGGACGTTAACCTTGTAGAACTGCAGA GAGATGCCAGCAGACAAATTAGTGATCTGAAGTTTAAACTTGCCAAGGTGGAGCAAGAAGTTACTGCTTCGGAGCAGAAT GTTACAAGACTTGAAGGTCAAGTCATACGCTATAAGAGCGCGTCAGAGAACTCAGAGAAAGTGGAGGATGAGCTTAAGGCGGAGAAACGCAAGCTGCAAAGAGAG TTGCGGACAGCTCTGGACAAGGTAGACGAACTAGAGTCGAACAATAGCCACCTAAACAAACGGCTGGACAAGATGAAAGCCAATCGCACCACGGCAACAACTCCATAG
- the lrrfip1a gene encoding leucine-rich repeat flightless-interacting protein 2 isoform X12, with protein sequence MGTQGTGRKRNPNKERSTAEDDALNLIAREAEARLAAKRAARAEAREIRMKELERQQKEIFQVQKKYYGLDTKVDSKADAKWGDIEQWMEDSERYSRKHASISDDDERMSVGSRSSVRSDLDTLGTYAAGGSSSYSQKKSKKKKKHKHKDKDSNGYDDGYSAVSSRSSRLSDDSRMSRDDTRVTRSSKLDLTSSRLSDDSRLSRSSRLDLQPAAYASSDLYSSNGLSSSRQQGSAYNGYQYSGLLSQISYQRKHRASLYEDSLYSVSRRVTGSNSRPSEYSSYRGSRASSRASSARASPVEDGSSVASFLRSAAPGGVLPRDLDQLSIPSLSDSEDRDYLEKGSRAASVLSAATLASLGGTSSRRGSGEISIAADTEVSIREIKEIHELKDQIQDVESKYMQNLKEVKDALVEVEEKYRKAMVSNAQLDNEKNNLMYQVDTLKDSLMELEELLAESRREYEEKVKEHEREKHAHAVLQFQFNELKETLKQSEEMLTEIRQLRMKQDGLNREISDLQETVEWKDKKIGALERQKEYSDAIRNERDELRDEVVQLKDILKKHGIVLGPDLTTNGESVEAASEGSQGVDPASRLAQDPHTPSEGNSVLEIRLRKLVDERENLIGQVKKLKAQVEQRRPRNGPEDGSSPDGDVQENGTDVNLVELQRDASRQISDLKFKLAKVEQEVTASEQNVTRLEGQVIRYKSASENSEKVEDELKAEKRKLQRELRTALDKVDELESNNSHLNKRLDKMKANRTTATTP encoded by the exons ATCTTTCAGGTTCAGAAG aaATATTACGGCCTGGACACCAAGGTGGACAGTAAAGCAGACGCCAAATGGGGAGATATCGAACAGTGGATG gAGGACAGTGAGAGGTACTCACGGAAACATGCCTCG ATCTCCGACGATGATGAACGCATGTCTGTGGGCAGCCGAAGCAGTGTGAGG TCGGACCTAGACACTCTGGGCACCTACGCTGCAGGG gGCTCCTCCTCGTATTCTCAGAAGAAgtcaaagaagaagaagaaacacaaacacaaagacaaagAT AGCAACGGCTATGACGATGGTTACAGTGCCGTATCCAGCAGG AGCTCCAGACTCAGTGATGACAGCAGGATGTCTCGTGACGACACTAGGGTGACTCGCTCATCCAAACTAGACTTGACG AGCTCCAGACTCAGTGATGACAGCAGGTTGTCTCGctcctccagactggacctccAGCCG GCAGCCTATGCTTCCTCTGACTTATACAGCAGCAATGGCCTGTCTTCCTCTAGACAGCAAGGCTCTGCTTACAATGGCTACcag TACTCCGGTCTCCTCAGTCAGATCTCCTACCAGCGGAAACACAGG GCCTCCTTGTACGAGGACAGCCTGTACAGTGTGTCTCGGCGGGTCACTGGCTCCAACTCTCGC ccctcagagTACAGTAGCTATCGAGGCTCCAGGGCTTCCTCCAGGGCCAGCTCTGCCCGTGCCAGCCCAGTG GAGGACGGCAGCTCTGTGGCCAGCTTCCTGCGCAGCGCGGCCCCGGGGGGCGTCCTGCCAAGAGACCTGGACCAGCTGTCCATCCCCAGCCTGTCAGAC AGCGAGGATCGAGATTACCTGGAAAAG GGTTCTCGAGCAGCTTCCGTCCTATCGGCAGCGACCCTCGCCTCGCTCGGCGGGACTTCCTCCCGGAGAGGAAGTGGTGAAATATCCATTGCTGCTGACACCGAGGTCTCCATAAGAGAGATCAAG GAGATTCATGAGCTGAAGGATCAGATACAGGATGTGGAATCCAAGTACATGCAGAACCTCAAAGAAGTCAAG gaCGCCctggtggaggtagaggagaagtACCGTAAAGCCATGGTGTCCAACGCCCAGCTGGACAATGAGAAGAACAACCTGATGTACCAGGTGGACACGCTGAAGGACTCGCtcatggagctggaggagctgctggCTGAGTCACGTCGGGAGTACGAGGAGAAGGTCAAG gagcacGAGAGGGAGAAGCATGCTCACGCCGTGCTGCAGTTCCAGTTCAACGAGCTGAAGGAGACGCTGAAACAAAGCGAGGAGATGCTGACT GAGATCCGTCAGCTGCGAATGAAGCAGGATGGTTTAAACagagagatctctgacctccagGAGACAGTGGAGTGGAAGGATAAAAAGATCGGG GCCCTAGAGCGGCAGAAGGAATATTCAGACGCGATCCGAAACGAGCGAGATGAGCTCAGGGATGAGGTGGTCCAGCTGAAGGACATTCTAAAG AAACATGGGATTGTGCTGGGACCCGACCTGACCACCaatggagagagtgtggaggcagcGAGCGAGGGCTCGCAGGGTGTGGACCCAGCCTCTCGCCTGGCCCaggacccccacaccccctcggAGGGGAACAGCGTGCTGG AAATACGCCTGAGGAAATTGGTGGATGAGCGTGAGAACTTAATAGGACAG GTGAAGAAGCTGAAGGCTCaggtggagcagaggaggccgagGAACGGCCCGGAGGACGGCTCCAGCCCGGACGGAGACGTCCAGGAGAACGGCACGGACGTTAACCTTGTAGAACTGCAGA GAGATGCCAGCAGACAAATTAGTGATCTGAAGTTTAAACTTGCCAAGGTGGAGCAAGAAGTTACTGCTTCGGAGCAGAAT GTTACAAGACTTGAAGGTCAAGTCATACGCTATAAGAGCGCGTCAGAGAACTCAGAGAAAGTGGAGGATGAGCTTAAGGCGGAGAAACGCAAGCTGCAAAGAGAG TTGCGGACAGCTCTGGACAAGGTAGACGAACTAGAGTCGAACAATAGCCACCTAAACAAACGGCTGGACAAGATGAAAGCCAATCGCACCACGGCAACAACTCCATAG
- the lrrfip1a gene encoding A-kinase anchor protein 12 isoform X3 — translation MGTQGTGRKRNPNKERSTAEDDALNLIAREAEARLAAKRAARAEAREIRMKELERQQKEIFQVQKKYYGLDTKVDSKADAKWGDIEQWMEDSERYSRKHASISDDDERMSVGSRSSVRSDLDTLGTYAAGGSSSYSQKKSKKKKKHKHKDKDSNGYDDGYSAVSSRSSRLSDDSRMSRDDTRVTRSSKLDLTSSRLSDDSRLSRSSRLDLQPAAYASSDLYSSNGLSSSRQQGSAYNGYQYSGLLSQISYQRKHRASLYEDSLYSVSRRVTGSNSRPSEYSSYRGSRASSRASSARASPVEDGSSVASFLRSAAPGGVLPRDLDQLSIPSLSDSEDRDYLEKGSRAASVLSAATLASLGGTSSRRGSGEISIAADTEVSIREIKDALVEVEEKYRKAMVSNAQLDNEKNNLMYQVDTLKDSLMELEELLAESRREYEEKVKEHEREKHAHAVLQFQFNELKETLKQSEEMLTEIRQLRMKQDGLNREISDLQETVEWKDKKIGALERQKEYSDAIRNERDELRDEVVQLKDILKKHGIVLGPDLTTNGESVEAASEGSQGVDPASRLAQDPHTPSEGNSVLGKAREMQLAGRGDKEVDPPGSRQREEKQEEGEEEVLTPPDPRGLGADPRTETAVEKQQGFLSRDCEAADDLNKDGRNDFAVADVKRSGSIEEQVILTDPEHSLEVEETENRLAGVERGDAGEIKGSDGEDDPKKVKVHHLESQPVSQSVNGSTETSSEKPPAVEDKTNIKASNNPGNDLDGSGQRQVQSDAGSPEEVEKAEVEVPEEPDVTSSQPQPQGGNASGRKKKKKKKNKKKRGESQNDEKPGGDAKTGGKNTKENEDSGSREKPSEMVEPQQASTVIPNESQIDQENGQKTVLEATQNPTLDPEKPDAGTKASFSESNCSISTMSCVAECTPNTDPKVEPELTTNKEEIIIQTALPATTDILIEQSEPTSQVMNEANESKHPDSISALGDKCELITAKTENKEVEFESPIETDIHTEKPKHTSSHDEVVNDPETSTDSRCQSDFQPSANAVSAGVKEDDVSRVSDADPTETMFQTFEEESGTDFQTSPKLRPELDQITLEAPSDEDGLVSPDHFSAKATLVLERLPQEEPDGSDRDSENAPERDNTVQAEAEKGHSSDNKTSLDGSCLNETVSESEVSGDVSGVVLNPQLLKEMCVAAGEHATTQSSSGGLEGSATPSANDEKDETRLGLSSSEDQEDSRKDVREDDELIRPPMLESEEEEEENMKGQSFDFDDLDLEISADDKSETHQTNVHTEKVVTSEEVGGCNMEQSQSKAVSEESDTMPQLLTQEDPDSCLRRNKGEPEDQSTGQRDTVVEEQEASGPEEHPSSKQEAHSPEVEIQEQLAAFPEEVREVNEQGSIPEERAGLIIGQQDGAQSGGVQNDEHAVLVEEGVEAIDDGLQAERLGIQNIAEPVVQNYEPSRKGSKSSSSKKGKGKGKEDCKMS, via the exons ATCTTTCAGGTTCAGAAG aaATATTACGGCCTGGACACCAAGGTGGACAGTAAAGCAGACGCCAAATGGGGAGATATCGAACAGTGGATG gAGGACAGTGAGAGGTACTCACGGAAACATGCCTCG ATCTCCGACGATGATGAACGCATGTCTGTGGGCAGCCGAAGCAGTGTGAGG TCGGACCTAGACACTCTGGGCACCTACGCTGCAGGG gGCTCCTCCTCGTATTCTCAGAAGAAgtcaaagaagaagaagaaacacaaacacaaagacaaagAT AGCAACGGCTATGACGATGGTTACAGTGCCGTATCCAGCAGG AGCTCCAGACTCAGTGATGACAGCAGGATGTCTCGTGACGACACTAGGGTGACTCGCTCATCCAAACTAGACTTGACG AGCTCCAGACTCAGTGATGACAGCAGGTTGTCTCGctcctccagactggacctccAGCCG GCAGCCTATGCTTCCTCTGACTTATACAGCAGCAATGGCCTGTCTTCCTCTAGACAGCAAGGCTCTGCTTACAATGGCTACcag TACTCCGGTCTCCTCAGTCAGATCTCCTACCAGCGGAAACACAGG GCCTCCTTGTACGAGGACAGCCTGTACAGTGTGTCTCGGCGGGTCACTGGCTCCAACTCTCGC ccctcagagTACAGTAGCTATCGAGGCTCCAGGGCTTCCTCCAGGGCCAGCTCTGCCCGTGCCAGCCCAGTG GAGGACGGCAGCTCTGTGGCCAGCTTCCTGCGCAGCGCGGCCCCGGGGGGCGTCCTGCCAAGAGACCTGGACCAGCTGTCCATCCCCAGCCTGTCAGAC AGCGAGGATCGAGATTACCTGGAAAAG GGTTCTCGAGCAGCTTCCGTCCTATCGGCAGCGACCCTCGCCTCGCTCGGCGGGACTTCCTCCCGGAGAGGAAGTGGTGAAATATCCATTGCTGCTGACACCGAGGTCTCCATAAGAGAGATCAAG gaCGCCctggtggaggtagaggagaagtACCGTAAAGCCATGGTGTCCAACGCCCAGCTGGACAATGAGAAGAACAACCTGATGTACCAGGTGGACACGCTGAAGGACTCGCtcatggagctggaggagctgctggCTGAGTCACGTCGGGAGTACGAGGAGAAGGTCAAG gagcacGAGAGGGAGAAGCATGCTCACGCCGTGCTGCAGTTCCAGTTCAACGAGCTGAAGGAGACGCTGAAACAAAGCGAGGAGATGCTGACT GAGATCCGTCAGCTGCGAATGAAGCAGGATGGTTTAAACagagagatctctgacctccagGAGACAGTGGAGTGGAAGGATAAAAAGATCGGG GCCCTAGAGCGGCAGAAGGAATATTCAGACGCGATCCGAAACGAGCGAGATGAGCTCAGGGATGAGGTGGTCCAGCTGAAGGACATTCTAAAG AAACATGGGATTGTGCTGGGACCCGACCTGACCACCaatggagagagtgtggaggcagcGAGCGAGGGCTCGCAGGGTGTGGACCCAGCCTCTCGCCTGGCCCaggacccccacaccccctcggAGGGGAACAGCGTGCTGG GGAAAGCTCGGGAGATGCAGTTGGCAGGTAGAGGAGATAAGGAGGTGGATCCACCAGGGTCCAGGCAGCGAGAAGAgaagcaggaagagggggaagaggaggttctgaccccccctgacccccgggGCCTGGGAGCTGATCCCAGGACTGAAACAGCCGTAGAGAAACAGCAGGGTTTCCTCTCACGAGATTGTGAAGCTGCAGATGACCTCAACAAAGACGGTCGTAATGATTTTGCAGTTGCAGATGTGAAAAGGTCCGGCTCCATTGAGGAACAGGTGATTCTGACAGATCCTGAGCACAGTTTAGaagtagaggaaacagaaaacagactCGCAGGCGTAGAGAGGGGTGACGCAGGGGAGATTAAGGGGAGTGATGGGGAAGATGACCCTAAGAAGGTCAAAGTGCATCATTTAgagagtcagccagtcagccaaagTGTTAACGGTTCAACAGAAACCTCCTCAGAGAAGCCCCCTGCAGTTGAGGACAAAACAAATATAAAAGCATCAAACAATCCAGGAAATGACCTTGATGGATCGGGTCAGAGGCAGGTCCAATCAGACGCTGGGTctccagaggaggtggagaaagcAGAGGTGGAGGTCCCGGAGGAACCAGACGTGACCTCCAGTCAGCCTCAACCCCAGGGCGGGAACGCCTCaggcaggaagaagaagaaaaagaagaagaacaagaagaAAAGGGGAGAGTCTCAGAACGATGAAAAGCCGGGGGGCGACGCGAAGACCGGCGGAAAGAACACGAAAGAGAACGAAGACTCGGGTAGCAGAGAGAAGCCGTCTGAAATGGTTGAACCCCAACAGGCTTCCACTGTAATTCCAAATGAATCTCAGATTGACCAAGAAAACGGTCAGAAAACAGTTTTGGAAGCCACGCAAAATCCCACACTGGACCCAGAGAAGCCGGATGCAGGAACAAAGGCATCATTCTCTGAGTCAAACTGCAGTATTTCTACTATGAGTTGTGTTGCCGAGTGTACACCAAACACTGATCCTAAAGTGGAACCAGAACTCACAACCAACAAGGAAGAGATTATAATCCAGACAGCATTGCCAGCAACCACTGATATTTTAATAGAACAATCAGAACCCACATCTCAGGTTATGAACGAAGCAAATGAGTCAAAACACCCAGACAGTATCAGTGCTCTCGGAGACAAATGTGAGTTGATCACTGCCAAAACTGAAAACAAGGAGGTGGAATTTGAGTCCCCAATCGAAACTGACATCCATACAGAGAAgcccaaacacacaagcagccaTGATGAAGTTGTAAATGATCCAGAGACGTCCACTGACTCCAGATGTCAGTCGGACTTTCAGCCGTCCGCAAATGCTGTTTCAGCAGGTGTCAAAGAAGACGATGTTTCGAGGGTCTCCGATGCTGACCCCACAGAGACGATGTTTCAAACTTTCGAAGAGGAATCAGGAACTGACTTTCAAACATCTCCTAAACTCAGACCAGAGCTGGATCAGATAACACTGGAAGCCCCAAGTGATGAGGATGGTCTCGTTAGCCCAGACCATTTCAGTGCTAAAGCAACACTAGTCTTGGAGAGGCTTCCCCAGGAGGAACCAGACGGGAGCGACAGGGACTCTGAAAATGCCCCCGAACGTGACAACACAGTCCAAGCAGAGGCAGAGAAGGGCCACAGCTCAGATAACAAGACATCTCTGGATGGCAGCTGCCTCAATGAGACCGTGAGCGAGTCTGAGGTATCGGGTGATGTATCTGGTGTGGTGTTGAACCCCCAGCTACTGAAGGAGATGTGTGTCGCTGCCGGGGAACACGCCACCACACAGAGCAGCTCAGGAGGGTTGGAGGGTTCTGCCACTCCAAGCGCCAACGACGAGAAGGATGAGACACGTTTGGGTTTATCCTCGAGCGAAGACCAAGAGGATTCCAGGAAGGACGTGCGAGAGGACGACGAGCTGATTAGACCCCCCATGctggagagcgaggaagaggaggaggagaatatgAAAGGGCAATCATTTGACTTCGACGACTTGGATTTGGAGATTTCGGCAGACGACAAAtctgaaactcaccaaacaaATGTACACACGGAGAAGGTGGTCACGTCAGAGGAGGTTGGCGGTTGTAACATGGAGCAAAGCCAAAGTAAAGCTGTTAGTGAAGAGTCAGACACAATGCCACAGCTTCTAACTCAGGAAGATCCTGACTCTTGTCTGAGACGCAATAAAGGGGAGCCTGAGGACCAGTCAACAGGACAGAGAGATACTGTAGTGGAAGAGCAGGAGGCCAGTGGGCCAGAAGAACACCCAAGCTCAAAGCAAGAAGCCCATAGCCCAGAGGTAGAGATCCAGGAACAGCTAGCGGCTTTCCCAGAAGAAGTGAGAGAGGTGAATGAACAGGGGAGCATTccggaggagagagcaggattgATCATCGGACAACAGGACGGTGCACAAAGTGGAGGGGTGCAGAATGATGAGCATGCTGTTTtggtggaggaaggggtggaAGCTATCGATGATGGGCTGCAGGCTGAGAGGTTAGGTATCCAGAACATAGCGGAGCCAGTCGTACAGAACTATGAGCCTTCTAGGAAAGGATCtaaaagcagcagcagcaagaaggggaaaggaaaggggaaagaggaCTGTAAGATGTCCTAG